One stretch of Candidatus Sulfotelmatobacter sp. DNA includes these proteins:
- a CDS encoding response regulator, giving the protein MPHLLIIDDELSTSWALAEGLTDDGYTIDTFRSAEAAWDWLRRGKSDLVITDLRLPGMSGLELARKLRRGRSAQPVIVVTAYGSTEVEADLQRAGVAGCFPKPFAMDALRRAVRQALAQRVARRSRRLGSAKPARGSSTRMRRAA; this is encoded by the coding sequence ATGCCGCATCTGCTCATCATCGACGACGAGTTGAGCACGTCCTGGGCGCTCGCCGAAGGCCTGACCGACGATGGCTACACCATCGACACCTTCCGGTCGGCCGAGGCTGCGTGGGATTGGCTGCGGCGGGGAAAGAGCGATCTGGTCATCACCGACCTGCGCCTGCCGGGCATGAGCGGACTCGAGCTCGCGCGCAAGCTCCGCCGCGGCCGCTCGGCTCAGCCGGTGATCGTCGTCACCGCCTACGGTTCCACCGAGGTCGAAGCCGATCTGCAGCGCGCGGGAGTCGCCGGCTGCTTCCCCAAGCCGTTCGCGATGGACGCTCTGCGTCGCGCCGTGCGCCAGGCTCTGGCCCAGCGCGTGGCGCGCCGTTCTCGCCGGCTCGGAAGCGCGAAGCCGGCCCGCGGTTCGAGCACGCGCATGCGGAGGGCGGCATGA